A single region of the Leptodactylus fuscus isolate aLepFus1 chromosome 5, aLepFus1.hap2, whole genome shotgun sequence genome encodes:
- the LOC142202355 gene encoding olfactory receptor 6P1-like, with translation MNNSVVKEFVLLGFEVHPYFKAQLFTLFLIVYIITMIGNLLIIVLVWTYKNLHSPMYIFMSNFSFSDMMFTTNVVPNLLSILLKEKQRISLDECFAQFYFYGTLGSTECFLLTLMSYDRYLAICNPLTYSRIMDSNLQKHLLLTCWGLSFTVTLIPVALMYQLCFCGPFEIDHFFCDLAPVLALSCSDTSVLKTETLVSSIFVVLLPFVLIISSYTCIILTILRIPSTQGRQKTFSTCSAHLLVVCTYFLTIITVYSNPKKYSPNVNKIRSLLYIVFTPMFNPMIYALRNKEIKNAFRKLFMTVRKKII, from the coding sequence ATGAATAACTCGGTGGTCAAGGAGTTTGTTCTTCTGGGATTTGAAGTCCATCCCTACTTTAAAGCTCAGCTCTTCACCCTCTTCCTTATTGTATACATCATCACCATGATCGGGAATCTCCTCATCATCGTACTAGTCTGGACCTATAAGAACCTCCATTCTCCTATGTACATCTTTATGTCTAACTTCTCGTTCTCCGACATGATGTTTACTACAAATGTTGTTCCGAATCTTCTGTCCATCCTACTGAAAGAGAAACAAAGAATCTCTCTGGATGAATGCTTTGCCCAGTTTTACTTTTATGGAACACTTGGCAGTACAGAATGTTTCCTTCTTACGTTGATGTCCTATGACCGATACTTGGCCATATGCAACCCATTGACTTACTCTCGTATTATGGACAGCAATCTCCAAAAACATCTTCTCCTTACATGTTGGGGGTTAAGTTTCACAGTAACACTTATCCCAGTTGCTCTTATGTATCAGTTATGTTTTTGTGGACCTTTTGAAATTGACCATTTTTTCTGTGACCTCGCCCCCGTTTTGGCTCTTTCTTGCTCAGATACTTCAGTTCTTAAAACAGAAACCCTGGTGTCATCGATCTTTGTGGTCCTTCTTCCATTTGTGCTAATTATTTCTTCATACACTTGTATTATCCTCACCATCCTCCGAATTCCTTCAACCCAAGGCAGGCAGAAGACATTCTCCACCTGTAGCGCTCACCTTCTGGTCGTGTGCACCTACTTCTTGACCATTATTACTGTTTATAGTAATCCAAAAAAATATTCACCCAATGTCAACAAAATAAGATCCTTGTTGTACATTGTATTCACTCCAATGTTCAACCCAATGATCTACGCTCTTAGAAATAAAGAGATCAAAAACGCTTTTCGCAAACTTTTTATGACTGTGAGAAAGAAAATAATTTAG